In Scylla paramamosain isolate STU-SP2022 unplaced genomic scaffold, ASM3559412v1 Contig6, whole genome shotgun sequence, the genomic window tatatatatatatatatatatatatatatatatatatatatatatatatatatatatatatatatatatatatatatatatatatatatatatatatatatatatatattttttttttttatagattcctctttatatatatttttcactaccttattattaatttttttttttcacctaagaCGCATGTTTCTTTTCGcttgccttttctctccccattccttttatttaaacacgattttttctctcacagaattcagatttttttattttatttatattatatcataattttttttgtatatatttcacCTATATCCTGTTTCCATACTTTATACTATTCTACTTAagccatatatttattttattcgtcttttctctccctatttcttttatttacacaaaaTTGGTTTACCCCTCACTTCAATAAAAGcctttttttagtttatctttTACCCTCAAATTTCTGTAAAGATTACACGATATACCTGCAACTTGTTTTCTATCTTATACTTTTTACTTAAGATTGATATTTCTTTTCGtctgccttttcttctccctttcttttatttacacccacttctttctccctcgcttcaattgcagtccatgttattatatttttgtatagaTGTCGCTGTGTAGCAcatgtattttccttctctacgtTATAATATTTTCAAGAAGCATACTACTTCTcgtctccccttttccctccccgtttcttttatttacacccaattcttttctcctcacttccctacctccccactcctcctgtAGCTGGAGTGGATTAGGGCCAGTTATGAGCTcgtgagtgttttcatcatcacGGGTGGAGCTGAGCGGGAGCCAAAAGCTATCTCTAATtactgtatcctcctcctccttctcatcttcctcctcctcctcctcctcctcatcctccttctcctcctcctccacccccggGTTCTAATTGGCTCTCTTGGTGTCTTTGTTGACTCAAACTGCGATAATTATGGCAGCGGCAACAGTGCACGTGCTTCCAGCCTCCtgaacaccacacacctgccccccttcccatccccccccccacacacacaaacacacacacgcatgtttTAATGTTAGCAATATTcattaaataaggaaaaaaaataatctgtgtatcgtttatttaattttagtaGCTGTTagtaaatatatagagaaattgtGTAATGTCTctgtcacgacacacacacacactcacacatacacacacaaccttcggTATTAAATGACTCGAACACAAGGCCTCTCTTAAGACAGTCAAACACTTTACCACCCAGctaccattaacacacacacacacactcacacacacacacacacataggatgGTGAAGTTCAACAGAGCACCGCCAGACTCTCAAAGGTCTAACTTTAATGCCGCAAACACGAAGCTTCGGAACTTGCCCAGTCCAGCCTTTGATATCGGAAAGAATGGCCCCTGTTTTGTTGTGTTCTGATTGAAGAAGATGGATTActtcttctttaccttgttAAGTAAGTCCAATTGGTACCTCAGGTGAATTAGCACTCCAACACTAAATTCTCTCTAGTTAacgatataacacacacacacacagggagagtatatatatatatatatatatatatatatatatatatatatatatatatatatatatatatatatatatatatatatatatatatatatatatatacacacacacacacacacacacacagagagagagagagagagagagagagagagagagagagagaggagggtatgAGGGCAAGGAATGAACGAGGGAATAGGGGAACTGTATCCCCCACCTTTTAGTCTCCCCTTCCTGATGGAGGGGGTATAGGATGTAGAGAAGGATAGGgggatatggaagataaaagaaggaccATAAGGAGGGGAACTATGATGTAATGCTCTGCCAATGAGACTTCCTTAATTTGGATAGAGGGTGGGGCATGGGGTAGCTCATTTACGTGACTGGTGGGaacagggagggtgggaggagcaaTAGAACCTCAAGGATATAATACAGAgactgtcaagacaagtcaacacATGATACAGGATTGCTCAACAAGAAGTCACAACAGGATATGGGACTGtccaacaacaactaaaacagaATCCGATCATGATGCCTATGTAGGTGTCATGGTATATTCCACTGGTGCTTCATGATGCCTACCTTGGAGTCATCATACTGAAGGGGTTAAGCTGgatacaaaatgcaaaatctgttcttttaatccccttctttcttgtagatgctcataaagatttcatgcattgcttctggtgctggtaattgtttcgtattgaagtgaaatggttaaaatgcaaaaaaaaaaaaaaaattcattagaTTTTGATTCTTTGGACACTGACAATGGAtttaaaaatgcataaaaaaaaaaaaaaaatcagtcagcAATGAAAACTCAGTgtttccttcaccactaccaccacaaccaccaccaagatTGGGACTGGAGGTGGGAGGATCGAGGGGTGTATGTGACACAGCCTTACTCCATGGAGGTGAAGGCACAAGTATGTGGTAACCACCAGATATCTCGGATCGTCTCCCACACTGACCCACTCAACGTGACCCTGACTGATGATGCCATGTCTGCCCaggtctgcatgtgtgtgtgtgtgtgtgtgtgtgtgtgtgtgtgtgtgtgtatttacctagtgtttacctagttgtggtttacgggaggggagtaatctcatagtatcctgtctctatatctatccagtttagtcttaaaagcatggacagttacgtcattgacaacgtcttcactgagatcattccatttgttcacacttctgtgaggaaaactatgcttgttgatgtctcttctacagttaactttcttcaacttcttactgtgtccccttgtactctgtgtgtctaaatttactATACATtgtttgtccacattttccataccatttatcattctatagatgtttattaaatctcttctctctctcatattttcaagggaaagaatttccaacattcttaatctctcttcataggtcgacttaactctggaaccatcttagtgactgctctttgtactctttccaattttataatattcctctttgtatgaggagaccacaccactgctgcatattccaatcttggtcttatcatggaaatcaacaactttttttatcacttctttatccaaatatgagaatgccactcttactctttttaacaaattcatcgtctctccagtaattctATCAATGTATCTGcccggagtcaaattttcagtaactgttactcctaaatccatttcttttaatttctttaagttcacaccatccatcccaTAATGatgttgtattctttttttactcttaccaaactccattactttacatttactttaagtgaattccatttgccaagatttactccatctatttatcttatttaaattgtcttgcagtaccatacagtcatttgcattttctaccattctcatcagcttagcatcatctgcaaataagtccATATAGCTGTCtatctcttcatttatgtcattcacatatatcacaaacattattggtcccaacattgatccctgtgggacaccactagttactttcagctaggatgaattctggtcttgtattacagttctcatctctctatcatccagataatccttcatccactccagcagtcttcctccaatttttccatattttttttatttttttaatcttccatagcaatctttggtgtggtactttgtcaaaagccctcttcaagtctaagtagacaccatcacTAGTCTGTCTCTCTTGCACAATATCAACTGCCTTTGagtaaaaggacaataagttcataaagcatgatcttccccgcctaaatccaaattgacaatttaccaaaactttatctctttccaagtgttccatcaatctttcctttattgttctttcacattcttttaCTACACCACTAGTAaatgacactggtctataatttggtgggttttctttatttccccctttgaatattggtgtaatatttgctctcttccaatcttttggtacccTTCCCTGCAACAATGATGTCACCACcatactgtgaattttatcagccagttgatctctacattctttcaatatccagtttgatactccatctggaccagatgctttatttatttcaaggtCCTCAATCATCATAAGTATTTCATATAACTGACTGGTACTGTACTTAGCGTATTCCTCACCaaattatcccttccagcatcaaactccccttccacagtaaatactgatCTGTAACTTTTGCCCATAATCTccgccatgtcctgtgcatcctcatagatttttccttcatctttcagtTTTGATACACCTCTCTTCTTGATcctcccattaatatgtctaaagaacagcttgggttcatttattcacttttctattatatctctttgattgtattttctctccattcttattatttcaacatacttgtttctagcatctgctctcagttttcctttttttccatctattccaaccatttaacttacaatttctagcctttttgcattttgtattgaactattccttaccttttctacatctttctcctctaggtacaaatttctctacagcagtattatatatccttataaattcatcctaTTTTTCCTGAACAACTTCTGCAtgttcaaagtctttccagtccacgataacaaagtactttcttaatttttttcagtgtgtgtgtgtgtgtgtgtgtgtgtgtgtgtgtgtgtgtgtgtgtgtttgtgtgtgttgtaattccTTCTCTACGTCCATAAACCTTTtaggtcttgttttctttcttctgtccatGAAAATAACATCAGCTGATCCAGCATTgcaacctaacccaactgaTGCCCTGACCTATtgcagcataacctaacctaacccatgcCCCAACCTAATCTCCTGTCCATGCCGCAGGTGAGCCAGGACGGAGGGTTCAGCTGCGACCACGACTGGAGCATGCTGGTGTACTACAGGAGTGC contains:
- the LOC135096713 gene encoding von Willebrand factor A domain-containing protein 5A-like; protein product: MTREDPDSSDILTLNLGNFPAGTRAKVTLRLVMELRVETDGIISFVLPTVLNPRYTPADHPRRQDWDWRWEDRGVYVTQPYSMEVKAQVCGNHQISRIVSHTDPLNVTLTDDAMSAQVSQDGGFSCDHDWSMLVYYRSA